A single genomic interval of Eriocheir sinensis breed Jianghai 21 chromosome 33, ASM2467909v1, whole genome shotgun sequence harbors:
- the LOC127006590 gene encoding tetra-peptide repeat homeobox protein 1-like, whose protein sequence is MAGLRVLLLASSALLVSAQITFPDSKKSSPPSSSPLTASPPAPPPATASSTSPSGPASPPAPASADSPPQVGQTRFAGSPLGILDPLGLFASPCDRCSSFDQHCCNTQGLCCPFQPVAPVGPPIQNFPGQFPEQFGGQFPGQFPGQFPGQFPGQFPGQFPGQFPGQFPGQFPGQFPGQVSPPGHVFPPGHVGPPGIHGGIKGGVCPVPSGIQHGVHRFGGGAPCVTECQSDLQCPNIQKCCPVGCSNVCRTPQGAPPVVQPVTKPGVCPIPGPGFVPFRSAANAPQADPGVDPSNTPDHQAQRQQERKEQRQQERKEQRQEQRREARGRSRREVDGVPWSRRTRRSPHHEEDRNDRREIRLNRRFRMSGRAIRSADDGPSRVIRQSAGATGGQGSAQPSQRFFGNPFCHSNCHSDFDCPGILKCCSGLRPDCLQCIRPF, encoded by the exons ATGGCAGGTCTTCGCGTGTTGCTCCTGGCCTCCTCGGCGCTCCTCGTCTCCGCTCAGATAACGTTCCCAGACTCCAAGAAAAGctctccgccctcctcctctcccctcactgctTCTCCCCCAGCGCCGCCTCCTGCTACCGCCTCCTCGACCTCTCCCTCAGGCCCTGCTTCCCCGCCAGCTCCCGCCTCTGCTGACTCCCCGCCTCAAGTAGGACAAACCAG ATTCGCTGGCAGTCCCCTTGGGATCCTGGACCCCCTGGGACTATTCGCAAGCCCTTGTGACCGCTGCTCCTCCTTCGACCAACACTGCTGCAACACCCAGGGCCTCTGCTGCCCCTTCCAGCCCGTGGCCCCTGTCGGCCCGCCCATCCAGAACTTCCCTGGACAGTTTCCGGAACAGTTCGGAGGACAGTTCCCAGGTCAATTCCCAGGTCAATTCCCAGGTCAGTTCCCGGGGCAGTTCCCGGGGCAGTTCCCGGGGCAGTTTCCGGGGCAGTTTCCGGGCCAGTTCCCGGGCCAGTTTCCAGGGCAAGTGAGTCCTCCAGGGCACGTGTTTCCTCCAGGACACGTGGGTCCTCCAGGTATCCACGGCGGCATCAAGGGCGGCGTGTGTCCTGTGCCCAGCGGCATCCAGCACGGTGTCCACAGGTTTGGCGGCGGCGCCCCTTGCGTGACGGAGTGCCAGAGTGATCTCCAATGCCCTAACATACAGAAGTGCTGCCCCGTCGGCTGCTCCAATGTGTGCCGCACCCCGCAGGGAG CTCCCCCCGTGGTGCAGCCCGTCACCAAGCCCGGCGTGTGTCCCATCCCAGGCCCAGGTTTTGTTCCCTTCCGCTCGGCCGCCAACGCCCCTCAGGCAGACCCCGGCGTGGACCCCAGCAACACTCCCGACCACCAGGCGCAACGGCAGCAGGAACGCAAGGAGCAGCGCCAGCAGGAGCGCAAGGAACAGCGTCAGGAGCAGCGTCGTGAAGCTCGTGGCCGGAGCCGCAGGGAAGTTGATGGCGTGCCATGGAGCCGCCGGACACGCCGCTCCCCGCATCACGAAGAGGACCGCAACGACCGCCGGGAGATTCGCCTCAACCGCCGCTTCAGGATGTCTGGCCGAGCCATCCGCTCCGCCGACGACGGGCCGAGCCGCGTGATCCGCCAGAGTGCTGGTGCCACTGGTGGCCAAGGGAGTGCTCAGCCCAGCCAAAGGTTCTTTGGCAATCCTTTCTGTCATAGCAACTGCCACAGCGACTTCGACTGCCCCGGCATCCTCAAGTGTTGTTCTGGCTTGCGGCCGGACTGCCTTCAGTGCATAAGGCCTTTCTAA